Proteins co-encoded in one Novosphingobium sp. PP1Y genomic window:
- a CDS encoding ABC transporter ATP-binding protein has protein sequence MGKEADTGAGGRIAALRDLNALLAIAPAAKRAAPLLVIMGLVASLAETAGISLIIVFLYAAFGQLDDSGTVARDFGHVAASILEWLGGPAELATAIFALIVMRGVIAYFYNRIAQGLGARISESARNAIHSEYLGVSYDFIRRHEQAELMEVLGTDSWGIAAAYNAFTRLIINICAAAVFAFFLFMLSWRITLIAIICAGAVSFFLERLSRPVTQLGASVKAEHQSMGGLMLMTLQGMRAIRAYGREKAQNAAFVKSSASARESLARMERLSAAIRPATEIGYLAIICLIVGGAGALKVDFHATLTIVALLYRLQPHLQEFASNSLFLAQSAPQLQSVRRMIGPEGKTYPDPGSLPMPETFQSIAFRDVAFGYDEKEALDHVSFTVPAGRTTALVGASGSGKTTIVNLLLRLYRPESGQILLDETDIAAIRREDWLRAIAVAGQDIDLVEGTVRDNVLMARSDANRAALADAYALSGLADMLAGLEYGDRDWIGQQGLNLSGGERQRVGLARAILRDPGILILDEATSALDTALEARVRTCLEQRFAGRTVLIITHRLETVRNVDHVVRIGNGRVLAEGTPAEVFGPHADGSVAALG, from the coding sequence ATGGGCAAGGAAGCTGACACCGGGGCCGGCGGCCGGATTGCCGCTCTCAGGGACCTCAATGCACTCCTCGCCATCGCCCCGGCGGCGAAGCGGGCTGCGCCCCTGCTCGTCATCATGGGGCTGGTCGCCTCGCTGGCGGAAACGGCGGGCATCAGCCTGATCATCGTGTTTCTCTACGCCGCTTTCGGCCAGCTCGACGATTCGGGCACCGTGGCGCGCGATTTCGGGCACGTGGCGGCCTCGATCCTCGAATGGCTGGGCGGCCCTGCAGAACTTGCCACGGCGATTTTTGCCCTGATCGTCATGCGCGGCGTCATCGCCTATTTCTACAACCGCATTGCGCAGGGGCTGGGCGCGCGGATCAGTGAAAGCGCCCGCAACGCGATCCACAGCGAGTACCTGGGCGTCTCCTACGACTTCATCCGCCGCCACGAGCAGGCCGAGCTGATGGAAGTGCTGGGCACCGATAGCTGGGGCATCGCCGCGGCCTACAACGCCTTTACCCGCCTCATCATCAACATCTGCGCGGCGGCGGTCTTCGCCTTCTTCCTGTTCATGCTGTCCTGGCGGATCACCCTGATCGCCATTATCTGCGCAGGCGCCGTATCGTTCTTTCTCGAGCGGCTGTCGCGGCCGGTGACGCAGCTTGGCGCATCGGTGAAGGCAGAGCACCAGTCGATGGGCGGGCTGATGCTGATGACCCTGCAGGGCATGCGCGCGATCCGCGCCTATGGCCGCGAGAAGGCGCAGAACGCAGCTTTCGTCAAATCCTCGGCCTCGGCGCGAGAGAGCCTGGCGCGCATGGAGCGCCTGTCTGCGGCGATCCGTCCGGCTACTGAGATCGGCTATCTCGCGATCATCTGCCTGATCGTGGGCGGGGCCGGCGCGCTCAAGGTCGATTTCCACGCGACCCTGACCATCGTTGCGCTGCTCTACCGCCTTCAGCCGCACTTGCAGGAATTCGCCAGCAATTCGCTGTTCCTCGCCCAGTCGGCGCCGCAGCTGCAGTCGGTGCGGCGCATGATCGGGCCGGAGGGCAAGACCTACCCCGATCCCGGCTCGCTGCCGATGCCCGAGACATTCCAGTCCATCGCCTTTCGCGATGTCGCGTTCGGCTATGATGAGAAAGAGGCGCTCGACCACGTCAGCTTCACCGTTCCCGCCGGGCGCACTACGGCGCTGGTCGGCGCCAGCGGTTCGGGAAAGACGACGATCGTCAACCTGCTGCTGCGTCTTTACCGCCCGGAATCGGGGCAGATCCTGCTCGACGAGACGGACATTGCAGCGATCCGGCGCGAGGACTGGCTGCGCGCGATTGCCGTGGCCGGGCAGGACATCGATCTGGTCGAAGGGACGGTGCGCGACAATGTGCTGATGGCCCGCTCGGACGCGAATCGGGCTGCGCTGGCCGATGCCTACGCACTGTCGGGCCTGGCCGACATGCTTGCCGGGCTCGAATACGGCGACCGCGACTGGATCGGGCAGCAGGGCCTGAACCTCTCGGGCGGCGAGCGCCAGCGCGTCGGCCTTGCCCGCGCCATCCTGCGCGATCCGGGCATCCTCATCCTCGACGAGGCGACCAGCGCGCTCGATACGGCCCTTGAAGCGCGTGTGCGCACTTGTCTCGAGCAGCGCTTTGCCGGGCGGACCGTGCTGATCATCACCCACCGGCTCGAAACCGTGCGCAATGTCGATCACGTCGTGCGCATCGGCAACGGCCGGGTTCTGGCCGAGGGGACGCCAGCCGAAGTCTTCGGTCCCCACGCGGACGGATCTGTTGCCGCGCTGGGCTAG
- a CDS encoding glycosyltransferase family 2 protein produces MSRIAIEHIDASAMPPAPVRETARTLLVFWWQDMPVGQVIDEGRPGERIDLERHWQAFTTSPALVRARDMAADLRRPTLDASVVICTRDRPDVLRECLASLVHQSYRPAEVIVVDNASVDDRTRQVAQEAGVVYVREDRPGLDIARNSGARRARSPVIAYTDDDVRLHPRWLERLTLALEAGDAMAVTGLVLPAELETEAQILFETHWSFGQGYLPRRFDENFFAMDRQTGSEVWTIGAGASMAFHRRAFEIAGYFDERLDVGAAGCSGDSEYWHRILSHGGVCVYDPAAVAFHVHRREIAGLASQIYHYMRGHAAALMVQHERTGNRGNLRRAFAIMPRYYAGRVLRRLVRGTRPDNRFLRQEISGYVAGLIYYWRHRRAPQP; encoded by the coding sequence ATGTCCCGCATCGCCATCGAGCACATAGACGCATCGGCCATGCCGCCTGCGCCCGTCCGCGAGACGGCTCGCACGCTCCTTGTGTTCTGGTGGCAGGACATGCCGGTGGGGCAGGTCATCGACGAGGGGCGGCCCGGCGAGCGAATCGACCTGGAACGCCACTGGCAGGCATTCACTACTTCGCCCGCCCTCGTGCGGGCGAGGGACATGGCCGCCGATCTTCGCCGCCCGACTCTCGATGCCTCGGTGGTGATCTGTACGCGCGACCGGCCCGATGTCCTGCGCGAATGTCTCGCCTCGCTGGTGCACCAGAGCTACCGGCCCGCCGAAGTGATCGTCGTCGACAATGCTTCGGTGGACGATCGCACCCGGCAAGTCGCGCAGGAAGCGGGCGTTGTCTATGTGCGGGAGGACCGGCCCGGGCTCGACATTGCCCGCAACAGCGGCGCGCGCCGGGCACGTTCCCCGGTCATCGCCTATACCGACGATGACGTGCGGCTCCATCCCCGCTGGCTGGAGCGCCTGACGCTGGCCCTTGAGGCCGGTGATGCCATGGCGGTGACCGGGCTCGTGCTTCCCGCCGAACTGGAGACGGAAGCGCAGATCCTGTTCGAGACGCATTGGAGCTTCGGACAGGGCTATCTGCCGCGCCGCTTCGATGAGAACTTTTTTGCGATGGATCGCCAGACCGGCAGCGAAGTCTGGACGATCGGGGCCGGGGCCAGCATGGCCTTTCACCGCCGCGCGTTCGAGATCGCGGGCTATTTCGACGAGCGCCTCGATGTCGGCGCGGCGGGCTGTTCGGGCGATTCCGAGTACTGGCACCGCATCCTCAGCCATGGCGGCGTGTGCGTTTACGATCCGGCCGCGGTTGCCTTTCACGTCCACAGGCGAGAGATCGCCGGGCTCGCCTCGCAGATCTACCACTACATGCGCGGCCATGCGGCGGCGCTGATGGTCCAGCACGAGCGCACCGGCAATCGCGGGAACCTGCGCCGGGCCTTTGCGATCATGCCGCGCTATTACGCCGGGCGGGTGCTGCGCCGGTTGGTGAGAGGGACGCGGCCGGACAATCGGTTCCTGCGCCAGGAGATTTCCGGCTATGTCGCCGGGCTGATCTACTACTGGCGCCACCGCAGGGCGCCGCAGCCGTGA
- the galE gene encoding UDP-glucose 4-epimerase GalE, producing MTPGKSDSKSRGTILVTGGAGYVGSHCCKAFAQAGWQVVTYDNLSRGHADAVRWGPLVVGDILDADALDAAFAQYKPDLVGHFAAFAYVEESVRKPELYYHNNSIGSFTLLDRMRAAGIDKLIFSSTCASYGIPTRVPIDEAHPQSPINPYGWSKFMVERMLSDYASAHGLDSAALRYFNAAGCDPDGEIGECHDPETHAIPLAIEGALAADRPFTVFGTDFDTRDGSAVRDYIHVSDLAAAHVLAGEWIMDRKGFHPFNLGTGNGTTVLEIAEAVARICGVDRPAQLGPRRAGDPPVLIADAAKAREELGWIPRHSDIDTIVRTAVAWYRKCADRTLEKAPA from the coding sequence ATGACCCCCGGAAAATCCGACAGTAAATCCCGAGGCACGATCCTCGTCACCGGCGGCGCCGGGTACGTCGGGTCGCATTGCTGCAAGGCCTTCGCCCAAGCGGGCTGGCAGGTGGTGACCTACGACAACCTCTCGCGCGGCCATGCCGACGCGGTGCGCTGGGGACCGCTGGTCGTCGGCGACATCCTCGATGCAGACGCGCTCGATGCCGCATTCGCGCAGTACAAGCCCGATCTCGTGGGACACTTTGCCGCCTTCGCCTATGTCGAGGAATCGGTGCGCAAGCCCGAACTGTACTATCACAACAACAGCATCGGCAGCTTCACCCTGCTGGACCGGATGCGCGCGGCGGGAATCGACAAGCTCATCTTTTCGAGCACTTGCGCAAGCTATGGCATCCCGACCCGGGTTCCGATCGACGAAGCGCATCCGCAGTCCCCGATCAATCCTTATGGCTGGTCGAAGTTCATGGTCGAACGCATGTTGTCCGACTACGCCTCGGCCCACGGGCTGGACAGTGCAGCGCTGCGCTACTTCAATGCCGCCGGCTGCGATCCCGACGGCGAAATCGGCGAGTGCCACGATCCGGAGACCCATGCGATCCCGCTGGCTATCGAAGGGGCACTGGCCGCAGACCGGCCTTTCACCGTGTTCGGGACCGATTTCGACACGCGCGACGGCAGCGCGGTGCGTGACTACATCCACGTGTCCGATCTGGCCGCGGCCCATGTGCTAGCCGGGGAATGGATCATGGATCGCAAGGGCTTCCACCCCTTCAACCTGGGCACCGGCAATGGCACGACCGTGCTGGAAATCGCCGAAGCCGTGGCGCGCATCTGCGGGGTCGATCGCCCGGCGCAACTCGGCCCGCGCCGCGCCGGCGATCCGCCGGTGCTGATTGCCGATGCCGCCAAGGCGCGCGAGGAACTGGGCTGGATTCCGCGGCACTCGGACATCGATACGATCGTGCGCACCGCCGTCGCCTGGTATCGCAAATGCGCCGACAGGACCCTGGAGAAAGCGCCCGCCTAG
- a CDS encoding glycosyltransferase family 4 protein encodes MKILFLAPHPFFVERGTPIAVRQAVTVLCEQGHEVDLLTYHEGAEIEIPGARILRIRPGFGISNVPIGFSAKKLLCDAWLAAAALRQVRQCDYDVVHAVEEAVFIALACRAAGKFKVVYDMDSLMPDQIAEKWPAARVLLPPLQWFERQAIRRADLVLPVCQAIADRAAKATAPAKVHLLPDVAFAPDAPDGCEVEDLRALFDSPAPLALYVGNLERYQGIDLLLEAFRQLRPEEACNLAVIGGSPEMVSSYRTKTEGLKVAERVRFLGQRNLDALGTYLAQADILCSPRLKGVNTPMKVYGYMASGRAILATDILSHSQVLDAGCAVLARPDPQAISEGMRVLIRDVDLRARLGANAATRARDLYGPAAFSRRLERAYATISPASARSDRTSASLG; translated from the coding sequence ATGAAAATCCTGTTCCTTGCGCCCCATCCCTTCTTCGTCGAACGCGGCACGCCGATTGCCGTGCGGCAGGCCGTGACCGTCCTGTGCGAGCAGGGGCATGAGGTCGACCTCCTGACCTACCACGAAGGCGCCGAGATAGAAATTCCGGGCGCCCGGATCCTGCGCATCCGGCCCGGTTTCGGCATCAGCAACGTGCCCATCGGCTTTTCCGCCAAGAAGCTTTTGTGCGACGCGTGGCTGGCAGCAGCAGCGCTGCGACAGGTGCGGCAATGCGACTACGACGTCGTCCATGCCGTGGAGGAAGCCGTGTTCATCGCCCTGGCCTGCCGCGCCGCAGGCAAGTTCAAGGTCGTCTACGACATGGACTCGCTCATGCCGGACCAGATCGCGGAGAAGTGGCCTGCCGCGCGCGTCCTGCTGCCGCCGCTGCAATGGTTCGAGCGCCAGGCGATCCGGCGCGCCGATCTCGTCCTGCCGGTCTGCCAGGCGATTGCCGACAGGGCCGCGAAAGCAACGGCCCCGGCAAAGGTCCACCTCCTGCCCGATGTCGCATTCGCGCCGGACGCACCGGATGGTTGCGAGGTCGAGGACCTGCGCGCCCTGTTCGACAGTCCTGCCCCCCTCGCGCTCTACGTCGGCAATCTGGAGCGCTACCAGGGGATCGACCTGTTGCTCGAGGCCTTTCGCCAGTTGCGTCCCGAGGAAGCCTGCAACCTGGCAGTGATCGGCGGCTCGCCGGAGATGGTCTCAAGCTACCGCACGAAGACCGAAGGCCTGAAGGTTGCCGAACGGGTGCGCTTCCTCGGCCAGCGCAACCTCGACGCGCTTGGAACCTATCTCGCGCAGGCCGACATACTGTGTTCGCCTCGGCTCAAGGGCGTCAACACGCCGATGAAGGTCTATGGCTACATGGCCTCGGGACGTGCCATCCTGGCAACGGACATTCTCAGCCACAGCCAGGTTCTCGACGCCGGGTGCGCAGTGCTTGCCCGGCCCGATCCGCAGGCCATTTCCGAAGGAATGCGTGTCCTGATCCGGGACGTTGACCTTCGAGCGCGACTGGGCGCCAATGCCGCGACAAGGGCCCGCGATCTCTATGGCCCCGCCGCCTTCTCACGGCGGCTTGAGCGCGCCTACGCGACAATTTCGCCGGCATCGGCACGAAGCGACAGGACTTCGGCCAGCCTCGGATAG
- a CDS encoding FAD-dependent oxidoreductase, translating into MHQSDVVIVGAGMQGATMALAAARAGLRPLVVERGKVGSGATGNSYGIIHGGLRYLQSLSVGRWQRSRQAQAWFLDNYPEHVRPLACAMPLYRHTLRSPMAFRAASAIESCLYRGTGLSRRLPRLQLLGSEEIARAYPLPRRDLAGAALWHDLVADDMETLLRKILADAGASGAALMEDTEAGELIVADNRVVGLNVTHADGSAEEIATPRVAICAGSWSSRWPQEPKAATTATLAFNLVLDIPFPGDAALAVSETPGKGRSYFLRPLEGGTFAGTFYRPAPGAREPDVTPADIAAFLEVLDRALPGYGIAEAGVRAVMPGLLPDTDGTGRTLSAADTISTPGPAGLSQVLGSKLTTAPLLSMDAARRLWPQEARRAA; encoded by the coding sequence CAAAGCGATGTCGTGATTGTCGGAGCCGGAATGCAGGGAGCAACGATGGCGCTGGCCGCGGCACGCGCCGGACTGAGGCCTCTCGTGGTCGAACGCGGCAAGGTCGGCAGCGGGGCAACGGGCAACAGCTACGGCATCATCCATGGCGGCCTGCGCTACCTGCAGAGCCTGAGCGTCGGGCGCTGGCAGCGCTCGCGCCAGGCCCAGGCGTGGTTTCTCGACAACTACCCGGAGCACGTTCGTCCGCTGGCCTGCGCGATGCCGCTCTACCGTCACACCCTGCGATCGCCGATGGCATTTCGCGCCGCATCCGCAATCGAGAGCTGCCTCTATCGCGGCACGGGCCTGTCCCGCCGCCTGCCCAGGCTTCAGCTTCTGGGGTCAGAGGAAATCGCGAGGGCCTATCCCCTGCCGCGGCGAGACCTGGCGGGCGCAGCCCTGTGGCATGACCTCGTGGCAGACGACATGGAAACGCTGCTGCGCAAGATCCTCGCCGATGCGGGCGCCAGCGGCGCGGCGCTGATGGAAGATACCGAAGCGGGCGAGCTGATCGTTGCCGACAACCGCGTGGTGGGCCTGAACGTCACCCATGCCGACGGGAGCGCGGAGGAGATCGCAACCCCCCGCGTGGCAATCTGCGCCGGGTCGTGGTCTTCGCGCTGGCCGCAGGAGCCAAAGGCCGCCACTACGGCGACGCTCGCCTTCAATCTCGTCCTCGACATACCGTTTCCGGGCGATGCGGCATTGGCCGTCTCCGAAACGCCGGGCAAGGGGCGCAGCTATTTCCTGCGCCCGCTGGAAGGCGGCACGTTTGCCGGCACCTTCTATCGCCCCGCTCCCGGCGCGCGCGAGCCGGACGTTACTCCCGCGGATATCGCCGCCTTCCTCGAAGTGCTCGACCGGGCGCTTCCGGGCTATGGCATTGCAGAGGCGGGCGTACGCGCGGTCATGCCCGGGCTGCTTCCCGATACCGACGGGACCGGACGGACCCTGAGCGCGGCCGACACGATTTCCACGCCGGGGCCTGCAGGCCTGAGCCAGGTTCTGGGCTCCAAGCTGACGACAGCTCCCTTGCTCAGCATGGATGCCGCGCGGCGACTCTGGCCGCAAGAGGCGCGGCGCGCGGCATGA
- a CDS encoding glycosyltransferase encodes MSAVSVIIPARDAEDTLARTLDSLLAQEMHDWHAVIVNDGSSDATGAIAGRYCDRDPRLAMVETGGLGLAAARNEGLRHARGNALFFIDSDDWIAPDHLKWLSIGLERDQAADASFCGYLRVTPAGKGFMPRFDPAIAVDPVGTFSRRNPLAPHAVLLRRDPVERLGGFDTAFRTCEDWDMWQRLALSGCAFVPIRDLHARYRLRPGSLSTDLVQLFGDAQRVIARGCFDAGLSAEAASTSFAWFELWCAAVAAGQGRAWRNDLRDFPQIALGPQDVASAARMILEAFCSGACRTPGELVPHWPQVSVSLAHLLQGRIAAQSQRSVVDAVAQMLGIVPGRPTELVSVVIPAYKADGFIAETLQSVMTQSHRALEIVVVDDGSPDATAAQVLKFAAEDPRIALMQQDNAGVAAARNRGWKCAASDLIAFVDADDLWAPTKIERQLAALKAAGGRAGLAYTWYARIDEEGRVTSLSHRPRAEGDVLYAIMHGNFVGNGSAALMTREALEYAGGFDSSLHERGAQGCEDLAIYFRIAEKFRFALVPEPLTGYRVMDGNMSSDMLRMLRSFDLVAAEMAARYPQYRREILKGRKFYLEWSLLAAAERGDFRSMVKLLPEFLAQAPFAALGVLLTRVPRALVRGRRQRFSGGSRRRQGHVPVRFVIGSCEEGYGQGS; translated from the coding sequence GTGAGCGCGGTATCGGTCATCATCCCGGCCCGCGATGCAGAAGATACGCTGGCCCGGACGCTCGACAGCCTGCTTGCGCAGGAGATGCACGACTGGCACGCGGTGATCGTCAATGACGGTTCGAGCGATGCGACCGGCGCGATTGCGGGGCGTTACTGCGATCGCGACCCCCGGCTGGCGATGGTCGAGACCGGCGGGCTGGGTCTTGCCGCCGCGCGCAACGAAGGTCTGCGCCATGCTCGCGGCAATGCGCTGTTCTTCATCGATTCCGACGACTGGATCGCGCCCGATCATCTCAAGTGGCTTTCGATTGGCCTCGAGAGAGATCAGGCTGCGGATGCCAGCTTCTGCGGTTATCTGCGCGTCACGCCGGCAGGCAAGGGCTTCATGCCCCGCTTCGATCCCGCCATCGCGGTCGATCCGGTGGGCACTTTCAGCAGGCGCAATCCGCTGGCCCCGCACGCGGTCTTGCTCCGGCGCGATCCGGTGGAGCGGCTGGGCGGTTTCGATACGGCGTTCAGGACCTGCGAGGACTGGGACATGTGGCAGCGACTGGCGCTGTCCGGCTGCGCCTTCGTGCCGATCCGCGATCTCCACGCCCGCTATCGCCTGCGACCGGGTTCGCTCTCTACCGATCTCGTGCAGCTTTTCGGCGATGCGCAAAGGGTGATCGCCAGGGGTTGCTTCGATGCGGGATTATCGGCCGAGGCCGCATCCACGAGCTTTGCTTGGTTCGAGCTATGGTGCGCCGCCGTTGCCGCCGGGCAGGGTCGTGCCTGGCGCAACGACCTGCGCGACTTTCCGCAGATTGCGCTCGGACCGCAAGACGTGGCGAGCGCCGCGAGGATGATCCTCGAGGCCTTCTGCAGCGGTGCCTGCCGCACGCCGGGTGAACTGGTGCCCCACTGGCCGCAGGTCTCCGTCAGCCTTGCCCACTTGCTGCAGGGCAGAATCGCCGCGCAATCGCAGCGCTCCGTCGTCGATGCCGTCGCGCAGATGCTGGGCATTGTGCCGGGCCGTCCGACCGAACTCGTGAGCGTCGTCATTCCCGCCTACAAGGCTGACGGGTTCATCGCGGAGACCCTCCAAAGCGTGATGACGCAAAGCCACCGCGCGCTGGAGATCGTGGTCGTCGACGACGGTTCGCCCGATGCCACGGCTGCGCAGGTCCTGAAATTTGCTGCCGAAGATCCGCGCATCGCGCTGATGCAGCAGGATAATGCCGGGGTCGCCGCCGCGCGCAATCGTGGCTGGAAGTGTGCGGCTTCGGACCTGATCGCCTTCGTCGATGCCGACGACCTGTGGGCGCCGACCAAGATCGAGCGGCAGCTCGCGGCGCTCAAGGCGGCCGGGGGAAGGGCGGGGCTAGCCTATACCTGGTATGCGCGGATCGACGAGGAAGGCCGCGTCACCAGCCTCAGTCACCGACCACGGGCAGAAGGGGATGTACTCTACGCGATCATGCACGGCAATTTCGTGGGCAACGGCAGCGCCGCGCTGATGACCCGCGAGGCGCTGGAATATGCCGGCGGCTTCGACTCCTCGCTGCACGAACGCGGGGCGCAGGGGTGCGAGGACCTCGCGATCTATTTCCGCATCGCCGAGAAGTTCCGTTTCGCGCTCGTGCCCGAGCCGTTGACGGGGTATCGCGTCATGGACGGCAACATGTCCAGCGACATGTTGCGCATGTTGCGCTCCTTCGATCTGGTCGCGGCCGAAATGGCCGCACGCTACCCGCAGTACCGCAGGGAAATCCTGAAAGGGCGCAAGTTCTACCTCGAATGGAGCCTGTTGGCGGCGGCAGAGCGGGGGGATTTTCGCTCCATGGTGAAATTGTTGCCGGAATTCCTGGCGCAAGCTCCCTTCGCGGCGCTGGGCGTGCTATTGACCAGGGTGCCGCGCGCGCTGGTGCGCGGCAGGCGCCAGCGTTTCTCGGGAGGATCGCGGCGCAGGCAAGGCCATGTTCCGGTGCGGTTCGTGATAGGCTCCTGTGAGGAGGGCTATGGGCAAGGAAGCTGA
- a CDS encoding UDP-glucuronic acid decarboxylase family protein — protein sequence MAKRQLARRKRVLVTGGAGFLGSFLCERLLSLDHEVVCVDNFFTGTRDNIAQMFGNHRFEILRHDVTFPLYVEVDEIYNLACPASPIHYQHDPVQTTKTSVHGAINMLGLAKRTGARILQASTSEIYGDPEVHPQREDYWGRVNPIGPRSCYDEGKRCAETLFFDYRRQHQLPIKVARIFNTYGPRMQPDDGRVVSNFILQALRDEPITIYGDGRQTRSFCFVDDLIDGLIALMDTPDDFAGPVNLGNPVEFTMLELARNVIDLTGSASTLDYRPLPQDDPRQRQPDITLAREKLGWEPSVPLKDGLARTIEYFRDLIEAGLIPA from the coding sequence ATGGCGAAACGTCAATTGGCGCGCAGGAAGCGGGTTCTCGTAACCGGCGGCGCCGGGTTCCTGGGATCGTTCCTGTGCGAGAGGCTCCTGTCGCTCGACCATGAGGTCGTGTGCGTCGACAACTTCTTCACCGGCACGCGCGACAACATTGCGCAGATGTTCGGCAATCACCGCTTCGAGATCCTGCGGCACGACGTCACTTTCCCGCTCTACGTGGAAGTGGACGAGATCTACAATCTCGCCTGCCCGGCAAGCCCGATCCACTACCAGCACGATCCGGTCCAGACGACCAAGACCAGCGTCCACGGCGCGATCAACATGCTCGGCCTCGCCAAGCGCACCGGCGCGCGGATCCTCCAGGCCTCTACTTCCGAGATCTACGGCGATCCCGAGGTGCACCCCCAGCGCGAAGACTATTGGGGCCGGGTCAATCCGATCGGCCCGCGCTCATGCTACGACGAGGGCAAGCGCTGCGCCGAGACGCTGTTCTTCGATTACCGCCGCCAGCACCAGTTGCCGATCAAGGTGGCGCGCATCTTCAATACCTACGGCCCGCGCATGCAGCCCGACGACGGCCGCGTCGTATCGAACTTCATTCTGCAGGCACTGCGCGATGAGCCGATCACGATCTATGGCGATGGGCGGCAGACCCGCTCGTTCTGCTTCGTCGACGACCTGATCGACGGGTTGATCGCACTGATGGATACGCCCGACGATTTCGCCGGCCCGGTCAACCTCGGCAACCCGGTCGAATTCACGATGCTCGAGCTCGCACGCAACGTGATCGATCTGACCGGCAGCGCCTCGACGCTGGACTATCGCCCGCTACCGCAGGACGATCCGCGCCAGCGCCAGCCGGACATTACGCTGGCCCGCGAAAAGCTGGGCTGGGAACCCTCCGTGCCGCTCAAGGACGGCCTCGCCCGAACCATCGAGTATTTCCGCGACCTCATCGAAGCAGGACTGATACCGGCATGA